GCTTCACCGCGCTGAAGGACGCGACTGGGTTGTCCGACTCAGCCCTTTCGAAGCAGCTCAGCGCACTGGAAGAGCACGGCTACATCACCCGTTTCCGCGAGTACGGTTCCTCCCGCGGCAAGGACACCGTCTGGGTCACGCTCACGGCAGCTGGAGTGCGCGCGTTCGAGGGCCACGTCGCCGCGCTGCAGCAGATCGCCGAAGGGTAGGCGCGGGTAGGTTTGAGGATATGGCTTTTCCACAACCGTCGATAAGCGCTTATGCCCTGGTAACGGGCGCAAGCCAGGGCATCGGTGAAGCGATGGCCCGCAAACTCGCCGCTGCCGGCCACAATCTGATCCTGGTCGCGCGGCGCGAAGCAGTGCTCATGCGCATCGCCGATGTGCTCGCAACCACCCACGGCGTGAACGTGGAGGTGTTCGCCGCGGACCTGTCCAAGGAGCGCGACGTGACCGCGCTGCTGGAGCACATCGCGCGCCGCGAGATTTCGATCTGCGTGAACTCCGCCGGCATCGCAAGTTTCGGCCCGTTCCTCACCGCGGATTGGAACTACGAGGTGAACCAATTCAACCTCAACGCCACCGCCGTGTTCCGCATCACGAAGGCGGTGCTGGACCAGATGGTCGCGCGCGGCTCGGGCGCGCTGTGCAACGTCGGCTCCGCAGCAGGCAACTCGCCGATTCCGAACAACGCCACGTACGTGTTCACCAAGGCGGGCGTGAACACGTTCACCGAATCGCTGCACTACGAGCTGAAACCAACCGGCGTGCACTGCACCCTGCTGGCCCCGGGTCCGGTGCGCGAGGCGGAGATCGACGAGGCGGAGCAAACGTTCGTCGATAAGCTTGTGCCCGATTTTTTGTGGACCACCTACGAGTCCTGCGCCGAGGACACGCTGCGCGCGATGCGCGAGAACAAGCGGCGTGTGGTGCCGGGGCCGCTGTCCAAGGCGATGGACGTGGTGTCCACGTACGCCCCGCGCGGGTCGCTCGCGCCGCTGATCGGGTCGTTCTACGCAAAGATGGGAGAGGAACAGCGTGCTTGAGATCGCCGCGAAGGATAATCGCATCGTCTGGGTCGACTTGGAAATGACGGGGCTCGACCCCGCGCGCCACGTCATCGTCGAGGTTGCGGCGCTGATCACCGACGCTGAGCTCACGCTTCTCGACGACGGATTGGACCTTGTCATCCACGCCACCGACGCCGAACTCGCTGAGATGGACGCGTTTGTCACCGAGATGCACACGTCGAACGGGCTGCTGGAGGAGATCAAGGCGTCGCCCGTGAGTGTCGCGGAGGCGGAAGATGCCGTGCTCGAGCTCATCGCGCGCCACTGCGATCCCGCCCACCCCGCGCCGCTGGCCGGCAACTCGATCGCGACCGACCGCGCGTTCATCCGCGCGCACATGCCGCGCCTGGATGCCGCGCTGCACTACCGCATGATCGACGTATCCACCGTCAAGGAGCTCTCCCGCCGCTGGTTCCCCAAGGCGTACCAGAACCAGCCGGAGAAGGGTTTGAGCCACCGCGCGCTTTCGGACATCGTGGAGTCCATTCAAGAGCTGGACTACTATCGACGTTCCGTTTTCACCCCCGCCCCGGGGCCGGACGGGGATGCCCGCGCCGCCGCAGCCGAGGCGCGCGAGAGCTACCAGCGGTTTTTGTAAACGTTCGAGCGCGTACTAAGGTTAATCCCGCTGCTTTCGCAGCGATGGTGGCTGTAGTTCAGCTGGTAGAGCACTAGGTTGTGATCCTAGGTGTCGCGGGTTCGAGTCCCGTCAGCCACCCCGATGTCATCAGTCGCGACATGCTTGACATGTGAGTCGCGACATGGTGGACAAACCGGCGCTCTGGTTTTTGGTTTTCCAGGGTGCCGGTTTTGTTGTTTTTAGGTCAGGGGTGGTTGGCGGGTTAAACGACAAAATGTGTGTCTGGGTTCGGCGTGTCGTGGGGTTAGATGTGGCCTTTTTGGATGCCGATTGAGTGTGTGTAGTTGGTGTCGATAGCGTTGTCGTAGAGGGCTGGTCGTCCGGTTTCGTGGTTGGCTTGGTTCTCGTTGGGGGTCAGGGTGGATACTTTGGCGAGTTGGTCCTGGCCCCAGTTGGACTGCCTGGCGATCTCTACTGGATCGTCAGGCAGTTCCGTTTTCAGATACAGCCACCACTCCAGCATCCGGCGCTGATGCTCACCGGATCTGCCGCGGTGGGTGCGGGCCAGCAGTTTCAGCTGGGCGTTGATGCCGCCTTCCAGGCTGTTGGTGGTGGCTTTGATTCGGCTGACATCGAGGACACCGTTGGGTGGTTCGAGGTAGACGAACAGTAGGTTGTTGCGCCATAGGTGGTTGAGGCTGTTGTAGGCCTTGCGGGTGCGTTCGTGTGTCCACGACCAGGTGCGTTGACGTGTCGCCGGGTCGGTTGTCCACGTTTTCTGGTTCATCCAGTCGCGGTAGATCGTGCCGTATTCATGCAGCTGCGCACCCCACACGGCCGCCTCGTCAAGATCGGTGATCTTGGTGAGGTTGAGCGCGAGCTGATAGATCGCTCGTCCTGCATCGGTGCGCGGGCGTGCGGTGGTGTGCCGGCGCACCACGCGTTGAGCGTGGACAAGGCAACGCTGGATCTTGGTGTTAGGCCAGCATGTTTTGATCGCGCTGGCGGCACCTTGGCCACCGTCGATGACAGCGATCAAGGGTGCGGGGATACGCTCGAGGAGCCTTTGGTAGTCGCGGGTGGTTTCACGTGTGCACCAGTGCCAGGCAATGACGTGGTCCAAGGTGGCGGCCACGATGAGACACCCACCGGCGGTGTAGGTGCCGTCAAGAAAGACCTGGTCGTAGACCCGGCCTTCGTGCCCGATCGTGGGATCGGGGACATCAACTAGCCAGAAGTGTTTAAACCGGCGTTGGAGGGTACGAGGATGACACCCTGCTTCGGTGGCAGTGGTTTTCAAGCTCGCACCGGTCGTGAGGTGTGTGATAAATGCTGCGAAGGCTGCGGCGTTGGTGATATCGGGGCGCTGTTTGGTGGTGGAGGCGCCGCAGGTTTTGCATCGCCACCGGGTGCGGTTGGCGGAGGTCTTTCCGTTGCGTTTCATCTCGCCGCCGCACACTTGGCAGCGGGGTTGGTTCTTCGGCATTGATCAAGCCAACACCGGCCACTACCACACGCTGCTGTCACACCCCGGTATTTCGCCGCCCTCGGGCAGATATAAGCCCCAGGAGCATATACTTTCCGGATTACCCCTGATCATCCCAAACAAACCGACGAATCCGGACACACATTCTGTCGTTTAACCCTGGTTGGCCGTGTTTCCAATATGGTTTTTGGTAGTTGCGGGATGTGTCGATGTAGTGCTCGGTGATGATCTCGCCGGTTTCTTTCAGTGATGTGGTGATGTGGTTGTCGGTGATGACCATGAGGACGGGTTCGCCGGCGTATTTGCGGCTGATGCCGAGTTGGTAGAGTTTGCCGGCGTAGCGGACGGTGACTTTGCCGCCTGGGGTGACGATGTCGTTTCTGATTCGCCATTCTTCTTTGGGGTTGTCGTTGGGTTCGGCTTTCGGGCCGGTGGTGTAGGCCTGTTCGGGGGTTTTTCTGCCGAGTGCTCGGTGGGGGCGGGTGGTGTTGTAGTAGTCGGCGAATTCATCGAGGTAGCGCTGGAGTTGGGGCAGGGTTTCAGCTGGGGGTTTGGCGGCTATCCATTTTTTGAGGGTTTGGTGGAAGCGTTCGATTTTGCCTTGGGTTTGGGGGTGTCCTGGGCGGCCGTTTTTCTGCTGTATGCGGTGGTGGTTGAGGGTTTTTTCGAAGGCGTTGCGCCCTCCTTTGGCTCCGGCTAGGCGGGCGGTGAAGACGAGGCCGTTGTCGGTGAGGGTGGATGCTGGTGGACCGTAGATGGTGATGAGGCGCTCGAGTTCGGCGGCGACGGCGGTGCCCGTGAAGGCGTGTTTGGCGGTGATGGATAGCAGGTAGCGGGAGTGGTCGTCGAGGAAGTCGAGGACTTCGATGCGGGTGCCGTCGATGAGGTAGAGGTGGGTGATGTCTGCTTGCCAGCATTCGTTGGGCATGGCGGCTTCGAATCTGATGTAGGCGCTGCGCGGTTTCTTCTTCGGTTGCGGTGTGACGAGGCCGGCGTCGGTGAGGATGCGGCGGATCGTGGATGTGGACGGCACTCGCATTCCTTGCTGCTCGAGGTGAAAGGCGATGGTGTCGGGGCCTGCGTCTAGGCCGGATTTCACCAGCTCTTTGCGCATGTCGATGATGTGGTTGCGCAGCGTTTTCGGCACTGCTTGTGGGTGGGTGTGCGGGGCGCGGGTTTTAGGCGCAATCGCCTCGGGCCCGCCAGCGTCGTACTTGTACAGGATTTGGTAGACGCGCTGGCGGGAGATGCCGAATCGTGCGGCGACTTTAGCGACGGGTTCGCCTTGGTCGCGCACGGCTTTGACGATGGCGAGGTTGCGGTTGGGGCTGTTCATTGGCCAACGATGGCGCGGCGGATCTGTCTTCCTGCCGCGCCACGCCCACCCGGGCCAGAGGGTGTCTGGGTGTTTGTGTGCGGGGCCCAAATGCGGATGTGTTTTGTCAAGTTGTAGTAGGCCATTTCGGCTCGGTTTTTTAGGCCAGGTCTGCACGGTTTTGGGCCGTGTGAGCGTTGCTGGGGTTTCGGGGCTATTTCATGAGGGCGTTTGCCATGCGGTAGGACTGGCCGGTGAAGGTGATCATGCGGCCGTGGTGGACGATGCGGTCGATTGCGGCGGCTGCCATGTCGTCGTTTCCGAAGACTTGGCCCCATTGGGAAAATGCAAGGTTGGTGGTGATGATCAGGCTGCGTTGTTCGTACGCGTCGGCGATTGCTTGGAACAGAAGTCTTGCCCCGTCGGTGTCGATGGGGATGTAGCCGAGTTCGTCGATGACGAGGAGTTCGTTTTTGCCTAGGGATGCGAGCTCTTTGTCGAGTTTGCCTGCGTGTTTCGCGTTCCGTAGATGGTCGACGAGTCCTGCGGCGGTGAAAAACCGTGCCGGGATGCCTCTGAGACATGCCGCGGTGACCAGTGCGATGGCGAGGTGTGTTTTGCCGGTTCCGACGTCGCCGTAGAAGACGAGGTCTTCACACCCGTTGAGGAAGTCGAGTGTGGTGAGGTGTTCGCGGGTGATGTCGGCGGGCAAGGTGACCGGGGACCAGTCGTAGCTGTCGAGGGTTTTGCGTACCGGGACACGCGCGCGGTGCATCAGGCGCCGCGCTCTTGATGCGGCCCTGGAAGAAAGCTCCGCTTCGAAGAGCTCAATGAGGATGTCGCATTGGCGTGGGGTGGCATGGTCTGCGCACTGGCGTAACACGGCGGTAGTGAGGTAGAGCTGGCGGCCAAGAGCCACCACGCGGTCTTTGTTGTTGGTGGTATCGGTGCTCACTGTGAGGTCACCTCCGCATGCTGTGAGGTGGTTGTGGTGGCAAGGAGCTGGTCATAGGTGGTGAGGTTCGCTCGTGTGTGTTGTGGTGGTGGTGGGGAGCTGTAGCGTGCGGCGATACCCAGATGAGGCCCGGTTGGTTGGGCGTTGGTCTCTAAGAGTGCGGCGGCTGCGGTGACGGTGGCGTCGAATCCGCATTCTGTGGCGGTGGTTTGCGCGTGGGTGAAAAACTCCCGGCGTGTAGCGGTATCCGCCCCGTCGAGGTAGCCCACGACAGCGTCCGGCAGGTGATGGCGAAGCGGTGAGTTCGTCCACGCCCCGGGTTTTTTCGCTAACCCAGGCAGCAAACTCATCGGGTTGATCACCGTCGAGTCTGCGGTACCGAAAACTCTCGGCAATGCGATGATGCGTCTGGTGTCGTCGTCTAAAACGGTGACGGTGTCGTGGGACAACTCCAGCGTGACTTGCCTGTTCGCCCAGGCAGGCCCGACCAGGTAACGGTTGCCGTCTAGGGTGACAACGCCGGTTTTGTCGGTGCGGCGCACGTCGAAACGCACCGGGTTAAACCGCACCGACGGGCACGCTTTGAGCGCTTGCTGATCCTGTTTGAACAGTTCAGCGACCGTGGCTGCCTTCTTGTAGTGGGTGTGGGTAGCAAACGCGGCGCACCCGGACTCCAAGATGGTGTTCAACTCCGCTAGGGAGGCTACTTCCGGCACAGGCACAAGCAGGTTTCGGCGGATGAAGCCGACCGCGTTTTCCACATTGCCTTTCTCATGGCCCGAGTACGGATTGCAGTACCGAGCCTTCGTCCTATAGTGCGCTTTGAACGCGGCGAAAAGCTCCGATTCCACCACTTTCGGGCCGACACGGCGCCCAACGGCGGTCGCGTTATCGAAGACCATCTCAGTCGGCACCCCGCCGGCGGTGTCGATGACATCTAAAAGCCCGGTAATGACGCACTCAGCGGTTTCGCCGGCAAAGGCCCTGCAAAACCTCATATTTGAATACGGAAACGTCACCACCAGAAGGTGCACAACCCTTGCGGCTGACGCCATGATGACTTCTGCCTGGCCGAAATCGACCTGGATGACCCCCGGTGACCATTCCAACTCCATGAACCCATCCCCCGGGGATTTATGGTCCTGTTTCCACTGCTTGACGTAGCGCTGCACCGGTGAATACGAGCCCGTATAGCCATGCTCGTTGATCAGCCGGTCACAGATGCGTTGCGCAGTGTGGCGTTGCTTGCGTGGCATGCGCTGATCATCCTCGAGCCAACCATCAATCACAGCGCACAACGCCTCACCCAGCACGATTGAGCCTGGTTTGCGTGTCTTCACCGGCACGGTTGGGCTGAAATCGTCCTGGTTAACGTACTTATCGACCGTAGCGCGCGACACGTTCACCGCCTTGGCAATCGCTCGTCTGGACATTCCCTCGTCATCGAGCTGTCTGATAGTTTCGATCGTGGTCATGCTGATCGTCATCTACTTTCTGGTCCCTTCCTGAAAACCCAAGTCCCGGACCTCGCGGCCAAACGAAGATGGGACATTTCTCAGGAACAGAAACCTACTGGGGGTGGTTATCGGCATGGCCCTTCCCTTTCTAAAAAGGAGCCACACCAGTCACAGCCACATGGGGAAGTGGCCTAATTTTCCGCGCTGAAACGGACCAAAACAGGCCGCCAACACGGCCTACTTCCCAAGACGAACTGGACCAACTACATCAGATCAGACACATGCGGACGGCAGTGTCAAGTATGTCCCGACTCACCTGTCAACCATCACCCGTCGAAGCGAGGCAGGCCTAAGTGTCAAGGATGTCCCGGCTCACCTGTCAAGCATCACAACCATCGCCGCAGGCACACCGTGTCAAATATGTCGTGAACCCAGACACCGTCAGCCACCCCGACTGGAATCCCGGTCTGCACGAGATCGTGCGGGCCGGGATTTTGCGTTGCTGGCGGGTGCTGATGGCCCCGACAACTCCTTCCTTCCGCACCGCGCTTTGCACCTTGCTTATCGACGCTCAATTCCCCACCCGACCAGGCGATTTCACCCTTTCAAACTACGCTGCTATAGTTCTTCTTCGTTGCCCAGCAGGGCACAGACAAAAGAAAAATGCGCCACTAGCTCAATTGGCAGAGCAACTGACTCTTAATCAGTGGGTTCGGGGTTCGATTCCCTGGTGGCGCACCATAGGGCCAGGCCAGAGGGTATAAATCCACTCTCTAGCCTGGTCCATTTTCATAAAGTGGCCAAAAATTGGCCAGAATGTCGCCGCCACTGTCCCGGACAAACCTGCGAGGAGCCGGCCCGGCGACCACGGTTCATCTCGCGACACGTCTTCCCCGTTCGCGCGATCGCCGGCATGACTCTAGCTCGCGCAAGCGAAACCCAGAGCCCCACGGCGTGGATACCCGACTCGCACTCCATCGTTACGCTCGGCCTGGACTCGACCGTCGCGTCAGAAGACCGCTGTACTCGCCGTGATTGATTAGTGGCAGTTCGATACCCAGAAAGGTGCTCGCGGACGCTGGAGCCAGTATCGGCCCCGGGAAACCCGCGCTTCAGCCCGCCCGCTGCAAGCACAAACTCCTTTCCGCGATCGGACACCTTCACCGAGCGCACGCCGGGGCGCACCGCTGCAGCGGCTCGCCCGCCGGGCTGCGCATGGTGAAGGTGGCACGCGCCAGCTCATCCAGCTCCACGTCCGTGGCGAAGTATTCCGCCTTGCGGCCCTCCGCACAGAACGTGACCACCCGCGCGGTGGTGCGGGAGGCCATGGCGGCAACCAGGTCGTCGGCAACGGATGGCAGCGCCTCTACTAGCTCGCCCTTGGCCAGGGTGCGCGGAGCCCGCGTTGTGCACCACGCCCACCTGCGGCGGGGCGATGCGCGCGAGGTGCGCGATGTGGCCGCGAAACTTACCCCCGCCCAAGAAGCCAATCAGAGGCAATTCTCCTCGACAAACTGCCGCACCTCCGACATGAGCACGAAAAGCGAACCGCTACTGTCTCGCTCGACAGAAATGAGTCCATCACGCACCCATTGCCGCACATCATCCGGTTTGACCTGCATTCGGCGCGCCGCGGTGGCGGCGGAAACCCTGTTCTCGGCGCGCTGCTCTTCCGCCGGTCCATCCACAATCTCACTCATGCGGCGCCGCATTTCGTTGATCGCGATAAGAAACGGCCAAGCCTCTTCGTGTTTCGCGATCGCCGCCGCATGAGACTCAATCCAGCGACACCAACCCGACGGTTCCCCGCCTAACGAATGCTCGGGCTCGATCTCGTCTCGCAGGTGTCGGCACCATTCACGAAGTCGAATCTCGACCAATAGCGTCGTATCCACGACTCGATCGTTCCCCGGCGCCGTCGGCCCGAATGTAGGCCTCATCTTTCGCGCGGTATCAGAATGGCCGCGCATTGTCTTCATTTCCTCGATCGCACCTAGAAGGCGTCGAGCATCCCGTGCAGCCGACGCGACGGCTGCACGCATCTCATTTTCTGAAAGCATCAGACCTCTTCCGTATTTCATCCGTGCCGGCGAATCGCCGGCACTAATTCAAGCCCCACCTGAAAGCTCACCCCGAGCGCCATTCGCTGCATAGCTCACGCCCCGCCCGGGCCGCGAACGGCTGGCGCTACGTTTGCGGACGTTCACCCCGACTTCCCAGTGGCGGCACTAGCGACAGCGGCGCCCGCTGCGACAACAATGCAGTCCACCTAAACGAGCGACGTGCCGCGAGAGGCGACTTCTGCCGCCGCCGCAGCCAATCTGTCGCCCTCTAACTCCCCGCGGTTCTTCGCGGCGCCGTTCCCGCCCGACGCTTGACCGTGGCGCCAGAACGGGGGCGGCGGCACTACCGCGCCACAACTCGCCCGCGGACACCGCGAAGGGAAGCCCCTGGCGCACGCTTCCAGAGTCAAGGCACTAGCCCTTCGGACAGCCTCATTTCGTCCCGTAACCTAGTTCGATCACACCTCAAATCGGTTACGGTTATTGCAGAGGGCGAAAACGCCAGACCCGTAGCCAGCCCGAGCGCCTTTGCCATCGGGGCGGCCCTGGGCCTCTGACCAGGGGGTTTCCCCCAG
Above is a genomic segment from Corynebacterium sp. CNCTC7651 containing:
- the orn gene encoding oligoribonuclease, which encodes MLEIAAKDNRIVWVDLEMTGLDPARHVIVEVAALITDAELTLLDDGLDLVIHATDAELAEMDAFVTEMHTSNGLLEEIKASPVSVAEAEDAVLELIARHCDPAHPAPLAGNSIATDRAFIRAHMPRLDAALHYRMIDVSTVKELSRRWFPKAYQNQPEKGLSHRALSDIVESIQELDYYRRSVFTPAPGPDGDARAAAAEARESYQRFL
- a CDS encoding IS481 family transposase; amino-acid sequence: MNSPNRNLAIVKAVRDQGEPVAKVAARFGISRQRVYQILYKYDAGGPEAIAPKTRAPHTHPQAVPKTLRNHIIDMRKELVKSGLDAGPDTIAFHLEQQGMRVPSTSTIRRILTDAGLVTPQPKKKPRSAYIRFEAAMPNECWQADITHLYLIDGTRIEVLDFLDDHSRYLLSITAKHAFTGTAVAAELERLITIYGPPASTLTDNGLVFTARLAGAKGGRNAFEKTLNHHRIQQKNGRPGHPQTQGKIERFHQTLKKWIAAKPPAETLPQLQRYLDEFADYYNTTRPHRALGRKTPEQAYTTGPKAEPNDNPKEEWRIRNDIVTPGGKVTVRYAGKLYQLGISRKYAGEPVLMVITDNHITTSLKETGEIITEHYIDTSRNYQKPYWKHGQPGLNDRMCVRIRRFVWDDQG
- the istB gene encoding IS21-like element helper ATPase IstB gives rise to the protein MSTDTTNNKDRVVALGRQLYLTTAVLRQCADHATPRQCDILIELFEAELSSRAASRARRLMHRARVPVRKTLDSYDWSPVTLPADITREHLTTLDFLNGCEDLVFYGDVGTGKTHLAIALVTAACLRGIPARFFTAAGLVDHLRNAKHAGKLDKELASLGKNELLVIDELGYIPIDTDGARLLFQAIADAYEQRSLIITTNLAFSQWGQVFGNDDMAAAAIDRIVHHGRMITFTGQSYRMANALMK
- the cmrA gene encoding mycolate reductase (Catalyzes the final step in mycolic acid biosynthesis.) → MAFPQPSISAYALVTGASQGIGEAMARKLAAAGHNLILVARREAVLMRIADVLATTHGVNVEVFAADLSKERDVTALLEHIARREISICVNSAGIASFGPFLTADWNYEVNQFNLNATAVFRITKAVLDQMVARGSGALCNVGSAAGNSPIPNNATYVFTKAGVNTFTESLHYELKPTGVHCTLLAPGPVREAEIDEAEQTFVDKLVPDFLWTTYESCAEDTLRAMRENKRRVVPGPLSKAMDVVSTYAPRGSLAPLIGSFYAKMGEEQRA
- the istA gene encoding IS21 family transposase, whose protein sequence is MTISMTTIETIRQLDDEGMSRRAIAKAVNVSRATVDKYVNQDDFSPTVPVKTRKPGSIVLGEALCAVIDGWLEDDQRMPRKQRHTAQRICDRLINEHGYTGSYSPVQRYVKQWKQDHKSPGDGFMELEWSPGVIQVDFGQAEVIMASAARVVHLLVVTFPYSNMRFCRAFAGETAECVITGLLDVIDTAGGVPTEMVFDNATAVGRRVGPKVVESELFAAFKAHYRTKARYCNPYSGHEKGNVENAVGFIRRNLLVPVPEVASLAELNTILESGCAAFATHTHYKKAATVAELFKQDQQALKACPSVRFNPVRFDVRRTDKTGVVTLDGNRYLVGPAWANRQVTLELSHDTVTVLDDDTRRIIALPRVFGTADSTVINPMSLLPGLAKKPGAWTNSPLRHHLPDAVVGYLDGADTATRREFFTHAQTTATECGFDATVTAAAALLETNAQPTGPHLGIAARYSSPPPPQHTRANLTTYDQLLATTTTSQHAEVTSQ
- a CDS encoding transcriptional regulator yields the protein MSAHNDGAPGGNSDGFDAVIHPLGRLKICAALFHSGATETAASRQEMRFTALKDATGLSDSALSKQLSALEEHGYITRFREYGSSRGKDTVWVTLTAAGVRAFEGHVAALQQIAEG
- a CDS encoding IS1249 family transposase, with the translated sequence MPKNQPRCQVCGGEMKRNGKTSANRTRWRCKTCGASTTKQRPDITNAAAFAAFITHLTTGASLKTTATEAGCHPRTLQRRFKHFWLVDVPDPTIGHEGRVYDQVFLDGTYTAGGCLIVAATLDHVIAWHWCTRETTRDYQRLLERIPAPLIAVIDGGQGAASAIKTCWPNTKIQRCLVHAQRVVRRHTTARPRTDAGRAIYQLALNLTKITDLDEAAVWGAQLHEYGTIYRDWMNQKTWTTDPATRQRTWSWTHERTRKAYNSLNHLWRNNLLFVYLEPPNGVLDVSRIKATTNSLEGGINAQLKLLARTHRGRSGEHQRRMLEWWLYLKTELPDDPVEIARQSNWGQDQLAKVSTLTPNENQANHETGRPALYDNAIDTNYTHSIGIQKGHI